Genomic DNA from Clostridium sp. BJN0013:
TGCTATCAGTGAAAATGCTCCTATAAGTCCCCATTCCTCTCCAACTACAGAAAAAATAAAATCTGTATGAGATTCTGGAACATATCCTCCGGATATTTGAGTTCCTTTTAAAAATCCTTTTCCTAAAATTCCTCCTGAGCCAATTCCTATTTTTGACTGTGTAAGCTGAAGTGCATAAGTCAACTGGTATTTATCAGCATTGAACAGAGCTATAATCCTCATCTTTTGATAGTACGGTATAAGTGTGGACTGCCAGGCCACAGCCACCACCAATGTTAATCCTAATATTCCCCCAAGTATCACCTTCAGATCCAATCCTGAAACAAAATATATTCCAAGCACAGTAAAAAAACAAATCATAGTCATTCCCATATCAGGCTGCTTTACAATCAAAGCCATAGGAATAACTGCATATATTGTAAGCTTTAAAAAATTTTTCAAGTTATTAATATTTCCTTCCATATCATCTAATTGTTTTGCCAGCATAAGTATAATTCCTACTTTGGCAAATTCAGAAGGCTGCATGGTAAATCCTCCAATTTTAATCCAGGAAGAAGCTCCATTGACCGTATATTTAAATATAGGAATACAGTTTATAATAAGTAAGAATACTCCAACCCAGTATATTATACTGGCATAACTTTTTATTAAAGAATAATCTATTAAAAGTATAAAATAGATTAATATAAATCCCATAACTATCCAAACAAGCTGAGACTTCAAATACTGATTGCCATAACTCAGATGAGAAGCACTATATATGTTTAAGCTTCCAAATACACATATAATTAATATTGTAATAAGTATAGGAAAATCAAACTCTCTTAAGAATCTTTTATTAATAGTAAATTTTTCAAGAAACATTTATATCCCTCCAATATAACTATAATGATTATACCACAGCAAAATAAAAAAGCTATGTAAATACATAGCTATTTATTATATTTAACTTTTTTTACAGGTATATTGGCAACAAGTGCTACCGGATCTTCTTCAACTTCCTCAGTAACTGTCATCCTAACATCTATTTCAGAGTAATTTATTTCCATATATTTTGAAAGTACTTTAAGTATATCTTCTTTTATATCCTCTAATACTTCCTGTGGCATACTACATCTGTCATTTATAAGTATTAACCTCAACCTCTCTTTAGCTACGTCTTTGGAAGATGGCTTGGAAAACACTCTAAATAAATCCATTGCCTTACCCCCCTTATTTAATACCAAATATTTTTTTTATAGATGAAAATAATCCTTCTTGCCCACTACTTAAATCTATAAGAGGTACCTCTTCTCCTATTATTCTTTTTGCTATGTTTCTAAAAGCCTGTCCTGAAATAGCACTTTTATCTAATACTATTGGTTCTCCTTTATTAGTTGAAACAGTTATACTTCTGTCATCTGGTACTACCCCTATAAGTTCTATAGCTAAACTATCCAATATATCATTTACATCTAACATCTCTCCATTTTTAGTCATTTTATAATTTATTCTATTTATTATAAGTTGGTGATTTTCAAGACCTTTAGCATCAAGTTTGCCAATAACCCTATCAGAATCCCTAACAGAAGTAACTTCAGGATTTACTACTATTAATGCCCTATCTGCACCTACTACAGCATTTTCAAATCCCTGTTCAATTCCTGCCGGACAATCTATTATTACGTAATCATAGTCTACCTTTAATTCTTCTACCAAATTCATCATCTGCTCTGAACTTATATCTTCCTTATCTCTTGTTTGTGCTGTAGGTAAAAGATATAGATTAGGTAATCTCTTATCTTTTATAAGAGCCTGTTTAAGTCTGCATTTATTTTCTAATACATCTAATAAAGTAAATACAATTCTATTCTCAAGTCCCATAAGAATATCTAGATTTCTAAGTCCAGTATCCCCATCTACTACTACTACATTTTTATTTAAAGCAGCTAATCCTGTACCTATATTAGCTGTAGTAGTAGTTTTTCCAACTCCCCCCTTGCCTGATGTTACTACAATTGCTTCTCCCATTTACACTACCTCCCTTAAATAAATTTATTAGGCAAATATGGTTCTACTATTATTATGTTTCCTCTAATTTTAGCTACTTCTGGATATTGGGGCTTCATGTTATCTTCTGGCGATCTAGTTACTAAATTAGCAATTTGAAGCATTTCTGGCTGCAGGGAAATTGAAGCAACTATTGCTTTGGAATTTCCACCAAAACCAGCATGAGCATACCCTCTTAGAGTTCCAAAGACTATTATATTACCCCCTGCATATATTTCTGAACCAGCATTTACATCTCCTATTATAACTATGTTACCTGTATAATTTACAACTTGTCCTCCTCTTATTGTTCTTCTTAAAAATTTAGTTCTGCCCTCATAAATACCCGAAAATATTTTACTAGGTTTTTCATTGCTATCTTCAAATATACAATCCTTTATTAAAAATTTTTCAAATAATACATGTTTCAATCTTATAAATTGCTTTTCATTTATATTTTTTAAGTCTGTAATTATTTTTAAATTACATCCCTTATAAAACATCTTACCTACTGAAAGTCTTTTTATTAAAGCTTCTAGCATTTCCTCAAAATCTTTAAATTTATTTATATTTATAACTATATTTATACCCTCTTTATTACCTTTAACTAATATATTATTATCTATCATAAATTAGCCTCCAATAAGTTACCTCATAATAATATTTCAACATTATTCATATAAATCCTCCTTATATTTTAACTTTATTTATCAAAAATTCTTATATTTTTAAAGTTCCTAGTATTTTTGAGAATATCTTATCTAAGCTAACCCGTATTTAAATACATAATATTACATTTTAATTATTATACATAAATTTGCGAATAGAATATCCTATTCGCAAATTTATGAATTAATTACTATTCACTAGCAGCTGAATTTTCTTTATCATTATTATCTTGATTTAAATTAAAATATGCAGAATAAATATCTCTGGCTATGTAAGCAGAACCAGCACCCATACCTCCGTCAAATACTACTACACATACAGCTATTTCAGGATTATCTAGTGGTGCATAACCTACATACTCTGCATAATCAGTTCTTCCAATCTCATCCTGATTTCCTAAACTTGCAGTACCTGTTTTTCCTGCAGTCTTTATAGGAAAATTTGCAAAAGCCTGAGATGCAGTACCCTTTTCATTAACTGCCTCCATTCCTGCTTTAACAGCCTCTATATTTTCAGCCTTAACCTCCGTATTTTCAAGAACCTCCGGTTTAACTTCTTCAATAACGTTACCGTCAGAATCTAAAAATTTGTCTACTAGATGAAGCTTGTATCTGGTTCCTCCATTTGCCAGGGTGGCAATATAATTTGCCATTTGAAGTGGGGTAAACTGATTTAGCCCCTGTCCTATAGCCGCATTTTCTATATTGGCAGGTACATCCAGCTGGGCATTGGCATCTGAAACAGTTATATAGTATATAGCCTGAATCAAATTATCCATATCTTCATCACTGATATTTTTTTTGTTATTTGGATCTTCTAATGTCAGCTCTGAAAATAATTGCTTGTATTTTTCCTTGTCAAAAGACTTGCTTCCACCCTTTATGGAATTCTGTATTAAAGTTTTTATTTCCTTTTTCAATGATTTAACTTTATCAGAATCACTATCATTATCGTACAAATCTATTTTAACTATACTGTTTCCCTTGTCATCCAGTCCGCTCTTAAGTGATGACATGGTCTTCCAAAGATAGGTATTGGCATAGGTATTTTCATTAGACTGAGTATTATATACCTGTCCAAATTTTTCCGGAATTTCTATACCTGTAGCAGGTTTTTCTTCACTACCTGTGGGTACTCCAAGTCCAAACTTCCATGCATATTTAGCCAGAGTATCATCCCCAAAAGCTTTTCTAATCAGTCTTGCTACCTCCATAAAATAAGGGTTACTGGACTTTTGTATGGCAGTTGTAAGATTCACCAGTCCATTTGGTCCATCCAATTTAAATTCTACAAGTCTCCCGCCTTGATTATAAGTACCATTATCATAAAAACTAAAATAAGGTGTTATAACTCCACTTTCCAGCCCTGCAATGGCAGTCATGGGTTTAAAGGTGGACCCTGGAGGTATTAGAGACTGAGTGGCATAATTATAAAAAGGCTTTGGGTATATGTCATATAGATCCTGTCTTATGGTAGTATTATCTTTAATACTTTTATCAATAGGGAAAAGTATATCCAATACTTCATCCTCACTTTTTCCAGGATAATTAGCTGTAATATTTCTTTTCCTTATATAATCTCTTCCGAATTCTTCTAAATTAGGATTGAAATATTTGTTATATTGCTCTGTAGAAAGTTTTCCAGGGATTGAAAAATCATTTGGATCATATCCCGGTCTGCTGGCCAGGGCTATTATAGCCCCCGTATTTACATTAATTACCACAGCTGCCCCTCTGGTTGCATTTGTGGTATCAGCTCTCTCATAGGAATAAGGGTTCGTTCTTAATTCTTCCATTCTCTCATCCAGTGCCTTTTCTGCAGCTGCCTGTACATCCTTGTCTATGGTAAGCTGAACAGTTTGTCCTGGATAGGAATCCCTGCTGCCCAATTCTTCAAGTATTCTGCCATTTTTATTAAGTTTTACTATTCTGCCGCCTTTAGAACCCTTTAATCTATCTTCAAAGGCTGCCTCAATTCCCGCCTGACCTACATAATCACTGCTTATATCATAGCCATTGTCTTCATATTTTTCATAATTGGAGGCTATTTTTGATATATATCCCAGAAAAGCAGAACCTAGCTCTCCATTTGGGTATGACCTTATAGGCTGGGTATTTACATCTATGCCTGGAAGTTCATTTAGCATTTGTAAAAACTTAAAAGCAGTATCCTTGCTTATACTTGCTATCGTTACTGGTTTATAGCCTGAAAAGCTCTGCATTTTTAAAGTATCTCTTATAATCATAAATCTTCTTTGCTCTTCCAGTGAATATCCACTGGGAATTTTATATTCCTTTAAAAGTGCTTTAAAGGTGTCCTCTGCAGATATCTTTAAAAGTTCTTTGTTAACCTGGCTCTCCAAATCATCCTCTGAAATATTCTCATTTTTACTTTTGATTTTTTTTTCTATTGAATTATTTAATCCCCTGTCTCTTTTAAATCTTATCTCAAGGTTGTTCCGGGTATTTTCATCATCACTTCTAAATTCAAATCTAAAGGGATTTACCTTAAGTTCAAAGTCGTCCTGCTGAGTTTCACCGCTTTCATCCAATATTTTAAATACTTTGTCCATGGCAGAAAAAAATGTACTGTCACTTTTATTCGTATCATCAGTTTCATCCGGCTGATTATATACCAACACATAACCTAGTGTACTTTTAGCCAATTTATTTCCATTACAGTCTAAAATATCTCCCCTAGGAGCAACATCAGGTATTTCTCTTATAGACTTATTGTTTGACTGTTCCTTATATTCCTTACCCTGTACCACCTGCAGGAAAAACAGTCTCATAGCCATAGTTATAAAAAGAAATAACATAATTATTATAACAGCAGTATACCTTGTAATATTAGTATGCTTCTTACTTCTCACAAAATATCACCTCCAAATTATAAAATGCCCCATTTTGGCTTTTAAAATTTCCATTTAACTTGCATATATTCTTTACTACAAAGATTATATATAGGCTTATACATGAAAATACATAATACCATATCATAAATACTTATAAAAAATACTTTATTTATATTCACATATATACCATATAAATATAACAACCCAAACATTAAAATACCTTTAAATAAAGCTAGTAGGAAACAAGAGATAACCGGAATAAGTCTTTTTTCTTTGAATATGCTAT
This window encodes:
- the rodA gene encoding rod shape-determining protein RodA; this encodes MFLEKFTINKRFLREFDFPILITILIICVFGSLNIYSASHLSYGNQYLKSQLVWIVMGFILIYFILLIDYSLIKSYASIIYWVGVFLLIINCIPIFKYTVNGASSWIKIGGFTMQPSEFAKVGIILMLAKQLDDMEGNINNLKNFLKLTIYAVIPMALIVKQPDMGMTMICFFTVLGIYFVSGLDLKVILGGILGLTLVVAVAWQSTLIPYYQKMRIIALFNADKYQLTYALQLTQSKIGIGSGGILGKGFLKGTQISGGYVPESHTDFIFSVVGEEWGLIGAFSLIAFYGIVIYRSINIARESKDIFGSMVCVGIVSSMLFSIFQNVGMTIGLLPITGITLPFMSYGGSSILAAFISISLILNIGMRRKKINF
- the minE gene encoding cell division topological specificity factor MinE — encoded protein: MDLFRVFSKPSSKDVAKERLRLILINDRCSMPQEVLEDIKEDILKVLSKYMEINYSEIDVRMTVTEEVEEDPVALVANIPVKKVKYNK
- the minD gene encoding septum site-determining protein MinD is translated as MGEAIVVTSGKGGVGKTTTTANIGTGLAALNKNVVVVDGDTGLRNLDILMGLENRIVFTLLDVLENKCRLKQALIKDKRLPNLYLLPTAQTRDKEDISSEQMMNLVEELKVDYDYVIIDCPAGIEQGFENAVVGADRALIVVNPEVTSVRDSDRVIGKLDAKGLENHQLIINRINYKMTKNGEMLDVNDILDSLAIELIGVVPDDRSITVSTNKGEPIVLDKSAISGQAFRNIAKRIIGEEVPLIDLSSGQEGLFSSIKKIFGIK
- the minC gene encoding septum site-determining protein MinC is translated as MIDNNILVKGNKEGINIVININKFKDFEEMLEALIKRLSVGKMFYKGCNLKIITDLKNINEKQFIRLKHVLFEKFLIKDCIFEDSNEKPSKIFSGIYEGRTKFLRRTIRGGQVVNYTGNIVIIGDVNAGSEIYAGGNIIVFGTLRGYAHAGFGGNSKAIVASISLQPEMLQIANLVTRSPEDNMKPQYPEVAKIRGNIIIVEPYLPNKFI
- a CDS encoding penicillin-binding transpeptidase domain-containing protein; its protein translation is MRSKKHTNITRYTAVIIIMLFLFITMAMRLFFLQVVQGKEYKEQSNNKSIREIPDVAPRGDILDCNGNKLAKSTLGYVLVYNQPDETDDTNKSDSTFFSAMDKVFKILDESGETQQDDFELKVNPFRFEFRSDDENTRNNLEIRFKRDRGLNNSIEKKIKSKNENISEDDLESQVNKELLKISAEDTFKALLKEYKIPSGYSLEEQRRFMIIRDTLKMQSFSGYKPVTIASISKDTAFKFLQMLNELPGIDVNTQPIRSYPNGELGSAFLGYISKIASNYEKYEDNGYDISSDYVGQAGIEAAFEDRLKGSKGGRIVKLNKNGRILEELGSRDSYPGQTVQLTIDKDVQAAAEKALDERMEELRTNPYSYERADTTNATRGAAVVINVNTGAIIALASRPGYDPNDFSIPGKLSTEQYNKYFNPNLEEFGRDYIRKRNITANYPGKSEDEVLDILFPIDKSIKDNTTIRQDLYDIYPKPFYNYATQSLIPPGSTFKPMTAIAGLESGVITPYFSFYDNGTYNQGGRLVEFKLDGPNGLVNLTTAIQKSSNPYFMEVARLIRKAFGDDTLAKYAWKFGLGVPTGSEEKPATGIEIPEKFGQVYNTQSNENTYANTYLWKTMSSLKSGLDDKGNSIVKIDLYDNDSDSDKVKSLKKEIKTLIQNSIKGGSKSFDKEKYKQLFSELTLEDPNNKKNISDEDMDNLIQAIYYITVSDANAQLDVPANIENAAIGQGLNQFTPLQMANYIATLANGGTRYKLHLVDKFLDSDGNVIEEVKPEVLENTEVKAENIEAVKAGMEAVNEKGTASQAFANFPIKTAGKTGTASLGNQDEIGRTDYAEYVGYAPLDNPEIAVCVVVFDGGMGAGSAYIARDIYSAYFNLNQDNNDKENSAASE